A window of the Cannabis sativa cultivar Pink pepper isolate KNU-18-1 chromosome X, ASM2916894v1, whole genome shotgun sequence genome harbors these coding sequences:
- the LOC115697268 gene encoding cellulose synthase A catalytic subunit 1 [UDP-forming] produces MEANAGLVAGSHTRNELVRIRHDSDNGPKPVDLSGQICKICGAAVGLTADGDVFVACNECAYPVCRPCYEYERKEGDQSCPKCKTRYQRLKGSPRVDGDDDEDGDDDLENEFNYGQGNSNARRRWQVEDADLSSSSRHESQQPIRLLTNGQPVSGEIPCATPDNQSVRTTSGPLGPGDKHLPYVDPRLPVPVRIVDPSKDLNSYGLGNVDWKERVEGWKLKQDKNMIQVTSKYTDGKGDMEGTGSNGEELQMTDDARQPLSRVVPISSSHMTPYRIVIILRLIILGFFLQYRATNPVKDAYPLWLISVICEIWFALSWLLDQFPKWCPVNRETYLDRLALRYDREGEPSQLAPIDVFVSTVDPLKEPPLVTANTVLSILAVDYPVDKVSCYVSDDGSAMLTFESLSETAEFARKWVPFCKKHNIEPRAPEFYFAQKIDYLKDKIQPSFVKERRAMKREYEEYKVRINALVAKAQKMPEEGWTMQDGTPWPGNNSRDHPGMIQVFLGHSGGLDTDGNELPRLVYVSREKRPGFQHHKKAGAMNALIRVSAVLTNGAYLLNVDCDHYFNNSKALKEAMCFMMDPAYGRKTCYVQFPQRFDGIDNHDRYANRNIVFFDINLKGLDGIQGPVYVGTGCCFNRKALYGYDPILTEEDLEPNIIVKSCCGSRKKAKHSNKKYVDKKRAAKRTESTIPIFNMEDIEEGVEGYDDERALLMSQKSLEKRFGQSPVFIAATFMEQGGIPPSTNPATLLKEAIHVISCGYEDKTEWGKEIGWIYGSVTEDILTGFKMHARGWISIYCMPPRPAFKGSAPINLSDRLNQVLRWALGSIEILLSRHCPIWYGYNGKLRLLERLAYINTIVYPLTSIPLLFYCALPAFCLLTGKFIIPELSNLASMWFILLFVSIFATGILELRWSGVSIEDWWRNEQFWVIGGTSAHLFAVFQGLLKVLAGIDTNFTVTSKASDDDGDFAELYVFKWTALLIPPTTVLIINLVGIVAGVSHAINSGYQSWGPLFGKLFFAIWVIAHLYPFLKGLLGRQNRTPTIVIVWSILLASIFSLLWVRIDPFTSDAAKAASQCGVNC; encoded by the exons ATGGAAGCCAATGCCGGATTGGTTGCCGGGTCTCACACGAGGAATGAGCTCGTTCGGATTCGTCACGATTCCGATAATGGG CCCAAACCCGTGGATTTGAGTGGCCAAATATGTAAGATCTGTGGGGCTGCTGTTGGTCTGACAGCTGATGGTGATGTATTTGTTGCTTGCAATGAGTGTGCATACCCAGTTTGTCGGCCTTGTTATGAATATGAAAGAAAAGAGGGAGACCAATCTTGCCCAAAGTGCAAGACTAGGTATCAAAGGCTCAAAG GGAGTCCTCGTGTGGATGGCGATGATGATGAGGATGGAGATGATGATCTGGAGAATGAGTTCAATTATGGTCAAGGTAATAGCAATGCAAGACGCCGGTGGCAAGTAGAAGATGCTGACCTCTCATCTTCCTCTAGACATGAGTCTCAACAGCCGATTCGCCTCCTCACCAATGGGCAGCCG GTATCTGGTGAGATTCCATGTGCTACACCTGATAACCAATCTGTGAGAACAACTTCAGGTCCTTTGGGTCCTGGGGACAAGCATCTTCCTTATGTTGATCCTCGGCTTCCTG TTCCAGTGAGGATCGTGGATCCATCAAAAGACCTGAACTCGTATGGGCTAGGGAATGTTGACTGGAAAGAAAGGGTTGAAGGTTGGAAGCTTAAACAAGATAAAAATATGATTCAGGTGACCAGCAAATATACAGATGGGAAAGGAGACATGGAAGGGACTGGTTCAAATGGAGAAGAACTCCAAAT GACTGATGATGCTCGACAACCATTGAGTCGGGTGGTGCCAATTTCTTCATCCCATATGACTCCTTATCGTATTGTGATCATACTTCGGCTTATTATTCTGGGTTTCTTTTTACAATACCGTGCAACTAACCCAGTGAAAGATGCGTACCCATTATGGCTGATATCAGTTATCTGTGAGATTTGGTTTGCATTATCGTGGCTTCTAGATCAATTTCCAAAATGGTGTCCAGTTAACCGTGAGACCTATCTGGACAGGCTTGCATTGAG GTATGATCGTGAAGGTGAACCATCACAGTTAGCTCCAATCGATGTTTTTGTGAGTACTGTGGATCCCCTCAAGGAGCCCCCACTTGTTACAGCAAACACTGTTTTGTCTATACTTGCTGTGGACTATCCTGTCGACAAAGTCTCTTGTTATGTATCAGATGATGGTTCGGCAATGTTGACCTTTGAATCCCTTTCTGAAACTGCTGAGTTTGCTAGAAAATGGGTGCCCTTTTGCAAGAAACATAACATTGAACCAAGGGCCCCTGAGTTTTATTTTGCCCAAAAGATAGACTACTTGAAGGACAAAATACAACCGTCTTTTGTGAAAGAGCGTCGAGCAATGAAG AGGGAATACGAAGAATATAAGGTACGGATCAATGCCCTTGTAGCAAAAGCACAGAAGATGCCTGAGGAAGGTTGGACAATGCAGGATGGCACTCCCTGGCCTGGAAATAATTCTAGGGATCATCCTGGAATGATTCAG GTTTTCTTAGGACATAGTGGGGGCCTTGATACTGATGGAAATGAGTTGCCTCGACTTGTTTACGTCTCTCGTGAGAAGCGTCCTGGTTTCCAGCATCACAAGAAAGCCGGAGCAATGAATGCTTTG ATTCGAGTGTCAGCTGTCCTTACCAATGGTGCTTATCTCTTGAATGTCGATTGTGATCACTACTTCAATAACAGTAAGGCTCTTAAAGAAGCAATGTGTTTCATGATGGACCCTGCTTATGGGAGGAAGACCTGTTATGTACAATTTCCTCAGCGTTTTGATGGCATTGACAATCACGATCGATATGCAAATCGCAATATTGTCTTCTTTGAT ATCAACTTGAAAGGGCTGGATGGCATCCAAGGTCCAGTTTATGTGGGAACGGGTTGTTGTTTCAACAGGAAAGCTTTATATGGGTATGATCCAATATTAACCGAGGAAGATTTAGAACCAAACATAATTGTGAAGAGTTGTTGTGGTTCAAGAAAAAAAGCAAAGCATAGCAACAAGAAGTACGTTGATAAAAAGAGAGCAGCTAAAAGAACCGAGTCTACTATTCCGATTTTCAATATGGAAGACATCGAGGAGGGTGTTGAAG GTTACGATGATGAGAGAGCACTTCTTATGTCCCAGAAGAGCTTAGAGAAGCGTTTCGGACAATCTCCTGTTTTTATTGCAGCCACCTTCATGGAACAAGGAGGTATCCCACCATCAACCAACCCTGCAACACTTTTGAAGGAAGCGATCCATGTAATTAGCTGTGGATACGAAGACAAGACTGAGTGGGGAAAAGAG ATTGGATGGATCTATGGTTCAGTGACTGAAGATATTTTAACTGGGTTTAAGATGCATGCTCGTGGCTGGATTTCAATATACTGCATGCCTCCTCGCCCAGCATTTAAGGGTTCTGCTCCTATCAATCTTTCTGATCGTTTGAACCAAGTGCTTCGATGGGCCTTGGGATCCATTGAAATTTTGCTTAGCAGACATTGCCCCATTTGGTATGGTTACAATGGGAAACTCAGACTTTTGGAGCGATTGGCATACATTAACACCATTGTGTATCCCCTTACCTCTATTCCACTGCTTTTTTACTGTGCCCTCCCCGCTTTCTGCCTTCTCACTGGAAAATTTATTATTCCGGAG TTAAGCAACTTGGCTAGCATGTGGTTCATACTGCTTTTCGTATCCATTTTTGCTACTGGAATTCTTGAGCTCAGGTGGAGTGGTGTCAGCATTGAGGACTGGTGGAGAAATGAACAGTTTTGGGTCATTGGGGGAACATCAGCTCATCTTTTTGCTGTCTTCCAAGGTTTGTTGAAAGTTCTTGCTGGGATTGATACAAACTTCACTGTTACTTCCAAGGCATCTGATGATGATGGAGACTTTGCGGAGCTCTATGTGTTTAAATGGACAGCTCTTCTCATCCCTCCAACTAC